From one Phocaeicola salanitronis DSM 18170 genomic stretch:
- a CDS encoding ribose-phosphate pyrophosphokinase, giving the protein MSETSTFKVFSGTNSRYLAEKICKSLGCPLGNMNITHFADGEFAVSYEESIRGQHVFLVQSTFPNSDNLMELLLMIDAAKRASAKRIIAVIPYFGWARQDRKDKPRVSIGAKLVADLLSVAGIDRLITMDLHADQIQGFFDIPVDHLYGSTIFAPYIQSLHLPNLVIATPDVGGSKRASTYAKYLDVPLVLCHKTREKANVVASMQIIGDVKGKDVVLIDDMVDTAGTITKAADIMKEAGANSVRAIATHCVMSGPASERVQNSQLEELVFTDSIPYSNRCAKVKQLSIADMFAETIRRVLSHESISSQYLL; this is encoded by the coding sequence ATGAGCGAAACATCTACCTTTAAAGTATTCTCGGGAACAAACTCGAGATACCTTGCAGAAAAAATTTGTAAAAGCTTAGGTTGCCCGCTGGGTAACATGAACATTACACATTTCGCCGATGGCGAATTTGCTGTATCTTACGAAGAATCTATCCGTGGGCAACACGTATTCCTCGTACAGTCTACCTTCCCGAACTCTGATAACCTGATGGAACTTTTATTGATGATTGATGCAGCCAAACGCGCATCAGCCAAACGTATCATCGCCGTTATCCCTTACTTCGGCTGGGCACGACAAGACCGCAAGGACAAGCCCCGTGTATCCATCGGTGCCAAATTGGTGGCAGACTTATTAAGCGTAGCGGGCATTGACCGCCTGATTACCATGGATTTGCATGCCGACCAGATTCAAGGATTCTTTGATATTCCGGTAGACCACCTGTATGGCTCTACAATTTTTGCTCCGTATATCCAATCGCTGCACTTGCCCAATCTGGTTATCGCTACTCCAGACGTAGGCGGTTCGAAACGTGCCAGCACGTATGCCAAATACCTGGATGTACCTTTGGTATTGTGCCACAAGACACGTGAAAAAGCCAATGTGGTAGCATCGATGCAAATCATCGGTGACGTAAAAGGGAAAGATGTGGTATTGATTGACGACATGGTAGATACAGCAGGTACCATCACCAAAGCAGCTGACATCATGAAAGAAGCGGGAGCCAACTCGGTACGTGCCATTGCAACACATTGTGTTATGTCGGGCCCGGCTTCCGAACGCGTACAAAACTCGCAACTGGAAGAACTGGTATTCACCGACAGCATCCCGTACTCAAACCGTTGTGCCAAAGTGAAACAGCTTTCTATAGCCGACATGTTTGCTGAGACGATTCGCCGTGTATTGAGCCACGAATCTATCAGCTCGCAATATTTGCTTTGA
- a CDS encoding four helix bundle protein, whose translation MRSKSIIKQKSVAFALRIIKAFRFLKEQKGEYVMSKQLLRSGTAIGALIREAEFAESKKDFIHKLHISLKEANETDYWLTLLHESDYINDIAFQSIQADCTELIKLLTSIIKSSKCNPNASTIINY comes from the coding sequence ATGCGGTCGAAAAGCATTATCAAACAAAAATCTGTGGCTTTTGCCTTGCGTATCATTAAAGCCTTCCGCTTTTTAAAAGAACAAAAAGGAGAATATGTTATGTCAAAACAATTGCTCCGAAGCGGTACAGCAATAGGAGCATTAATACGTGAAGCTGAATTTGCCGAAAGCAAAAAAGATTTTATCCATAAACTGCATATTTCATTAAAAGAAGCTAACGAAACAGACTATTGGCTGACATTGCTACACGAATCGGATTACATAAACGATATAGCTTTCCAATCCATTCAAGCGGATTGTACTGAACTGATAAAACTATTAACCAGCATAATCAAGTCCAGCAAATGCAATCCAAACGCATCCACCATTATTAATTATTAA
- a CDS encoding B12-binding domain-containing radical SAM protein — protein sequence MKILWLDLNSSYAHSSLALPALQAQLIGRADIEWDIVSATINENPGMASAEVFRRKPDIVAATCWLFNHEMLLHTLGRIKALLPDCCITLGGPEFLGDNERFLRNYPFVNCVFRGEGEEVFARWLEIWNKPEAWHTITGLCYLDTVSTYHDNGRAQVMHFDRLVPPEESPFFNWSKPFVQLETTRGCFNTCAFCVSGGEKPVRTLPIETIRRRISLIQEHYIRNIRVLDRTFNYNTRHARALLDLFREFPDIRFHLEVHPALLSEELKEILAAMPKGQLHLEAGIQSLHQEVLTVSRRAGDLADALSGLEFLCALPNLETHADLIAGLPLYHLKEIFDDVRTLASYRAGEIQLESLKLLPGTEMRRRSPELSISYSPFPPYEVLKTNEITPDELQTTRMLSRLIDGFYNAKPWQEITRRLIVEESEFLHRFLEHLTRIGVIDQPMSLERRGILLYKFCQENYPAYETAVTLAWIEAGMSLKKEPAYRVRTKHVLPPEHWEVLNGTYHEELRLCLLPPAENEDITYWFGFEPESQQTKPVFKARTL from the coding sequence ATGAAAATCCTTTGGCTTGACCTGAACAGTTCGTATGCACATTCCTCGTTGGCTTTGCCCGCCTTGCAAGCCCAACTCATCGGGCGTGCCGATATAGAGTGGGACATTGTTTCTGCAACTATCAATGAAAATCCGGGCATGGCGAGCGCTGAAGTATTCCGTCGGAAACCAGATATCGTAGCCGCTACCTGCTGGCTTTTCAATCATGAAATGTTACTTCACACTTTGGGACGTATCAAGGCTTTGCTCCCCGATTGTTGCATCACACTGGGAGGTCCCGAATTTTTAGGAGATAATGAAAGGTTCCTACGTAATTATCCTTTCGTGAATTGTGTATTCCGAGGCGAAGGAGAAGAGGTTTTCGCACGCTGGCTGGAAATATGGAATAAGCCGGAAGCATGGCACACCATAACCGGCTTATGTTATTTGGATACAGTTTCCACCTACCACGATAACGGACGTGCACAAGTGATGCATTTCGACCGGCTTGTCCCGCCCGAAGAAAGCCCGTTCTTCAATTGGAGCAAACCTTTCGTGCAACTGGAAACTACACGCGGATGCTTCAATACATGCGCCTTTTGTGTAAGCGGAGGCGAGAAACCCGTACGCACCCTTCCCATTGAAACCATCCGAAGGCGAATCTCCTTGATTCAGGAGCACTACATCCGGAATATCCGGGTGCTCGACCGGACTTTCAATTACAATACCCGTCATGCCCGCGCCTTACTCGATTTATTCCGTGAATTTCCAGACATCCGTTTTCACTTAGAAGTGCATCCCGCCCTTTTATCCGAAGAGCTGAAAGAAATACTTGCCGCCATGCCAAAGGGACAATTACACTTAGAGGCAGGCATTCAAAGCCTCCATCAGGAAGTGCTGACCGTCAGCCGGAGAGCAGGAGACTTGGCAGATGCCCTGTCCGGTCTGGAATTCTTATGTGCTTTGCCCAATTTGGAAACCCATGCCGACCTGATAGCAGGATTACCTTTATATCATTTAAAAGAGATATTCGATGATGTCCGTACGTTGGCTTCTTATCGTGCCGGCGAAATTCAATTGGAATCTCTAAAGCTTCTTCCCGGAACGGAAATGCGCCGGCGCAGCCCGGAATTAAGCATCAGCTACTCTCCTTTTCCTCCATACGAAGTGTTGAAAACCAACGAAATCACTCCCGACGAACTTCAAACGACACGCATGTTATCACGCCTCATAGACGGATTCTACAATGCCAAACCTTGGCAAGAAATCACTCGCCGGTTGATTGTGGAAGAGTCTGAATTCTTGCACCGGTTCTTGGAGCATCTGACTCGTATCGGCGTCATTGACCAGCCCATGAGCCTGGAACGGCGTGGCATCCTACTCTATAAGTTCTGTCAAGAGAACTATCCGGCTTACGAAACCGCCGTGACACTTGCATGGATAGAAGCGGGCATGTCGCTCAAGAAAGAACCAGCCTACCGCGTCCGTACCAAACACGTATTACCTCCCGAACATTGGGAGGTGCTCAATGGTACTTATCACGAAGAATTGCGTCTCTGCCTGCTTCCGCCTGCCGAAAACGAAGACATTACGTATTGGTTTGGCTTCGAACCTGAATCGCAACAAACCAAACCGGTATTCAAAGCAAGGACTTTATAA
- a CDS encoding NAD(P)H-dependent flavin oxidoreductase, producing MNRICRLFNIKYPIIQGGMVWCSGWRLASAVSNAGGLGLLGAGSMHPETLREHIRKCKAATDKPFGVNVPLMYPEIDTIMPIIAEEGVKIVFTSAGSPKKWTDWLHERDILVTHVVASSKFAAKCEEAGVDAIVAEGFEAGGHNGREETTTMCLIPAIRRTCTLPLLAAGGIATGESILAAQALGADGVQIGTRFALTEESSAHFSFKDRCLRLNEGDTILTLKQLSPTRLVKNEFYKRVEEAELRGASVDELREILGRGRAKLGIFEGEIFEGEIEIGQAASLIHRLQSVNEVMKELIEDYNEALNRMQANQQMQL from the coding sequence ATGAACCGAATTTGCCGACTATTCAACATTAAATACCCCATCATCCAAGGTGGAATGGTATGGTGCAGCGGCTGGAGATTAGCTTCTGCCGTAAGCAACGCTGGAGGGCTTGGCTTGCTGGGAGCAGGCTCAATGCACCCCGAAACCTTACGCGAGCACATCCGTAAGTGTAAAGCAGCTACCGACAAGCCTTTTGGAGTAAATGTACCGCTCATGTATCCCGAAATAGATACTATCATGCCAATCATCGCCGAAGAAGGCGTAAAAATCGTTTTCACGTCGGCAGGCAGTCCAAAGAAATGGACTGACTGGCTTCACGAACGGGATATCCTCGTGACACACGTAGTGGCTTCGTCCAAATTTGCAGCCAAATGTGAGGAAGCGGGCGTAGACGCTATCGTAGCCGAAGGATTCGAAGCCGGAGGGCATAACGGACGAGAAGAGACCACTACCATGTGTCTCATCCCTGCCATTCGCCGTACATGTACTCTGCCCCTATTGGCTGCAGGAGGCATAGCGACTGGCGAAAGCATCCTTGCCGCACAAGCCTTGGGAGCCGACGGCGTACAGATAGGAACCCGATTCGCATTAACCGAAGAAAGCTCGGCACACTTCTCGTTCAAAGACCGGTGCCTGCGCCTGAACGAAGGCGACACGATACTGACACTGAAACAACTTTCGCCTACCCGATTGGTGAAAAATGAATTCTACAAACGGGTTGAAGAAGCAGAACTGCGCGGTGCATCAGTAGATGAACTTCGTGAGATCTTAGGACGTGGACGAGCCAAGTTGGGTATATTCGAGGGTGAAATCTTCGAAGGAGAAATAGAAATCGGTCAAGCAGCCTCCCTCATTCACCGCCTGCAATCGGTAAACGAGGTAATGAAAGAACTCATCGAAGACTACAACGAAGCGCTCAACCGCATGCAAGCTAATCAACAGATGCAATTATAG
- a CDS encoding thiamine phosphate synthase has product MKLIVITRPTYFVEEDKIITALFDEGLDILHLRKVDSIPVYAERLLTLIPEKYRKRIVVHDNFYLKEEYKLKGIHLNSRNPFIPDNYSGSVTTSCHTLEEVKEKKPHCEYVFLSPIFDSISKEGYQAAFTPEQIRTAAKSNIIDKKVIALGGIDESNILQVKDYGFGGAAILGGLWNQFDAGHDYNYSQLLEHFRKLKRLAD; this is encoded by the coding sequence ATGAAACTAATCGTTATAACCAGACCTACATACTTCGTAGAAGAAGACAAAATCATCACAGCCCTTTTCGATGAAGGGCTGGACATCCTTCATCTACGTAAAGTTGACTCTATTCCGGTATATGCCGAAAGATTATTGACGTTGATACCGGAAAAATACCGGAAACGTATCGTTGTGCATGACAATTTCTACCTGAAAGAAGAATACAAACTAAAAGGAATCCACCTGAATAGCCGGAATCCGTTTATCCCCGATAACTATTCGGGGTCTGTCACTACATCCTGCCACACACTGGAAGAAGTGAAAGAGAAGAAGCCCCATTGCGAGTATGTCTTTCTCAGCCCGATATTCGATAGCATCTCCAAAGAGGGATACCAAGCCGCTTTTACCCCTGAGCAAATACGTACGGCGGCAAAGAGCAACATTATCGATAAAAAAGTCATCGCATTAGGAGGCATTGATGAAAGCAACATCTTACAAGTGAAGGACTACGGATTCGGCGGAGCGGCTATCCTGGGAGGACTGTGGAACCAGTTTGACGCCGGACACGATTACAATTACAGCCAGCTGCTCGAACATTTCCGAAAGCTGAAACGGCTCGCCGACTAA
- the thiH gene encoding 2-iminoacetate synthase ThiH, whose translation MFSEELEKISWEETTEAIYSKTESDVLRALGKSHCDVNDFMALVSPAAEKYLEPMARLSRKYTEERFGKTVSMFIPLYLTNSCTNSCVYCGFHISNPMARTILTPEEMENEYKAIKKLAPFENLLIVTGENPAKAGVPYLAKALDLAKPYFSNLKIEVMPLKTEEYAELTRHGMNGVICFQETYNKARYNIYHPRGMKSKFEWRVNGFDRMGQAGVHSIGMGVLIGLEDWRTDVTMMAYHLRYLQKHYWKTKYSVNFPRMRPAENEGFQPNVIMSDKELAQVTFAMRIFDHDVDISYSTREPAYIRDHMASLGVTTMSAESKTEPGGYYTYPQALEQFHISDDRTAMEVECALKAAGREPVWKDWDASFDFVK comes from the coding sequence ATGTTTAGCGAAGAATTAGAAAAAATAAGCTGGGAGGAGACGACCGAAGCCATCTACTCCAAAACAGAATCCGATGTGCTGCGGGCACTCGGCAAGTCACACTGTGATGTGAACGACTTTATGGCACTGGTTTCGCCGGCTGCCGAAAAATACCTGGAACCGATGGCACGCCTGAGCCGCAAATATACCGAAGAACGGTTCGGGAAAACAGTATCGATGTTTATTCCGCTTTATCTGACCAACTCGTGTACCAATTCGTGCGTGTATTGCGGATTCCATATCAGCAATCCTATGGCAAGGACTATCCTGACACCCGAAGAAATGGAGAACGAGTACAAAGCCATCAAGAAACTGGCTCCGTTTGAAAACCTGCTGATAGTAACCGGAGAAAATCCGGCAAAGGCAGGCGTACCGTATCTTGCCAAAGCACTTGATCTGGCAAAGCCCTATTTCTCGAACCTGAAAATAGAAGTAATGCCGCTGAAAACCGAAGAATATGCAGAACTGACCAGACACGGCATGAACGGGGTCATCTGTTTCCAGGAAACATACAACAAAGCACGTTATAACATCTATCATCCGCGTGGCATGAAATCGAAATTCGAATGGCGCGTAAACGGCTTCGACCGCATGGGACAAGCAGGCGTGCATTCTATCGGCATGGGCGTATTGATAGGATTGGAAGACTGGCGTACCGATGTCACGATGATGGCATACCACCTGCGTTATCTGCAAAAGCATTATTGGAAGACCAAATACAGTGTCAACTTCCCCCGCATGCGCCCTGCAGAGAACGAAGGATTCCAGCCCAACGTTATCATGAGCGACAAGGAACTGGCACAGGTGACCTTTGCCATGCGTATCTTCGACCACGATGTGGATATTTCGTATTCTACCCGTGAACCGGCTTATATCCGCGACCACATGGCATCGCTGGGCGTAACCACCATGAGTGCCGAAAGCAAAACCGAACCGGGAGGATATTACACTTATCCTCAGGCCTTAGAACAATTCCATATCAGCGACGACCGTACCGCCATGGAGGTAGAGTGCGCACTAAAGGCAGCCGGACGCGAACCGGTATGGAAAGACTGGGATGCTTCATTCGACTTTGTAAAATGA
- a CDS encoding HesA/MoeB/ThiF family protein, whose translation MERYNRQLLLPEIGEEGQARLKAARVLIVGVGGLGSPIALYLAGAGVGTIGLIDDDTVSESNLQRQVLYSEAEVNLPKALQAQKRLEALNSTIRIEAYPFRLTAENAKEIFTHYDIIVDGCDNFATRYVIDDTCALLNKIYVYGAIRMFEGQVSVFRYDKGGKRYRDLYPDEEEMRSLPHPPKGVMGVTPGIIGCAEANEVIKIICEYGNILAGKLWQIDLKTMETYTILL comes from the coding sequence ATGGAAAGATACAACCGCCAGCTCCTTCTTCCCGAAATTGGCGAAGAAGGACAAGCACGCCTGAAAGCGGCACGTGTACTCATTGTAGGTGTAGGAGGGCTCGGCTCTCCCATCGCACTCTATCTGGCAGGTGCCGGAGTAGGAACAATCGGGCTGATTGATGATGACACCGTAAGCGAAAGCAACCTGCAGCGCCAGGTGCTCTATTCTGAAGCCGAAGTAAACCTGCCCAAAGCCCTGCAAGCCCAAAAACGGCTGGAAGCGCTGAACAGCACCATCCGGATAGAAGCCTATCCATTCCGGCTGACCGCTGAAAATGCCAAAGAAATCTTTACGCATTACGACATCATCGTAGACGGATGCGATAATTTCGCTACCCGGTATGTGATAGATGACACATGCGCCTTATTGAATAAGATATATGTATACGGAGCTATCCGCATGTTCGAAGGTCAAGTGTCCGTATTCCGATATGATAAAGGAGGGAAACGATACCGCGACCTCTACCCCGATGAAGAAGAAATGCGCTCCCTTCCTCATCCCCCCAAAGGAGTCATGGGGGTTACTCCGGGCATCATTGGATGTGCCGAAGCCAATGAAGTCATCAAGATTATCTGCGAATATGGAAACATTCTGGCTGGGAAATTATGGCAAATCGACCTGAAAACGATGGAAACCTATACGATTTTACTCTAA